Below is a genomic region from Sutterella megalosphaeroides.
TGCTTCCGCACCTCTCCACGGCGAAGTCCCCGCTCCAGATGGGCGGCACGCTGGCCAAGACCTGGGCTGCGAAGTACGTTCTCAAGTGCGATCCCCGCAAGATCTATTTCGTCTCCGTCACGCCCTGCACGGCCAAGATCTTCGAAGCTTCGCGTCCTGAAATGAACACGGCCTGGCGTTACCTCATCGCCAACAAGGACATCCCGAAGGACACGCCCTCCTTCCAGGACATCGACGCCTCGCTCACGGCCCGCGACATCGCCGAACTCATGCGCCGCAAGGGTATCAATCCCCTGCTCGAACCGAAGACCCGCGAACGTCGTCCGCTCGAAGTGTATTCGGGCGCCGGCACGATCTTCGGCTGCTCGGGCGGCGTGATGGAAGCCGCTCTGCGTACGGCTTACTTCGCTCTTTCCGGCGAAGACCTCAAGGACGGCAACATCACGGTTGTCCGCGGCAACGACAACGCCATCGTCGAAGCGACCATCCCCGTGCCCATCAAGGCCCTCGGCGGCAAGACCTTCGAAGTCCGCGTTTGCGTCGTCAACGGTGCGAACCAGGGCCTCAAGGAAGTTCTCAACCGCGTCCGCGTCGACAAGAATCGTTACCACTTCATCGAAGTCATGAACTGCCCGGGCGGTTGCGTCAACGGCGGCGGTCAGCCTGTTCAGCCCTCCGGCACGGCCTGGCTCCATCCGACCACCCCCCTGCCGCTGCGCATCTAACTTACGAGACGCGAGGATATTTGAAAAATGCTGTCTGAAAAATACGATTACGCCGAGCGCCCCGCCGCCCTCATCCTGGGCCGTCGCGGCTTTCTGAAGGTCTGCGGCCTGTGCGTCGGCGCCGTGGCCGTCTGCGGCTACGCCATCGGCGACCTGATCGCCCGTCGCGGCGTCATCATCAAGGCCCGCCAGGCCGGTCTTTATCAGGACGACAAGCTCTGCCAGGCCATGGGCCTCACGAGCTCGCACCAGAACGAAGTCGTCATGTCGGTCTACAAGGACCTCGGCACGAAGCCCGTGGACCACACGATGCACGAACTTCTGCACACCCATTACTACCAGCGCTCCACGCTGGCTATGACGGAGGCCAACCATGGCTAATGCTAACGAACGCATCCTTCGCTTCCATGCCCCGGACAAGGTGTTCCACACGCTGAACGCCATCACGTGGTTCGCCCTGCTCTTCACGGGCGCGTACGTCTATTTCTGCAACCCGTCCGACGAAGCCGCCGAACTCACGATGCTCTGGCATCTCATCCTCGGCACCGTCTTCACGTTCAACCTCCTCGGGTTCATCGTGCTCGCTCCGGACCGCTTCGCGCTCATCCTGCGCGCGTGCCTGGAATGGGACCGCAACACCATCTACTGGTTCCGCAACTTCGGCAACTACCCCCGCCGCTTCTTCAAGATCCCGTTCGGTCCGGAAACGGTTCCCCCGCAGGGTCGCTACAACGGCGGTCAGAAGGCCTCGTACCTGCTCTTCATGGGCATGATCGCCGCTCTCGCCGTGACGGGCTGGCTCCTCTGGCTCGGCGCTCCGCTCCTCGGCAAGATGGTCTACATGTGGATGTTCTACTTCCACGTTTGGGGCTCGATCATCGTTTCCGTGCTCGTCGTTTGCGCGCACATCCCGCTCGCTCTGCTCTCGATGGAACACTTCAAGGGCATCTGGCGCCTCGGCCCGGGGACGATCTCGGTCGAAGCCGCCGAACACCACGCTCCCGTGTGGTTCGAACGCGACGTGATCCGTACGAACATCGAAAAGTAATTTCGGGTTTGTGCTATAAGCTCCTTCTCGGTCTAGGCGCCGCGAAGTAGTTCTAAAGGGGCCGGACAGCAGTCCGGCCCCTTTGTTTTCACAGAATTTTGAGGAGACGCACCGTGCTGTCCACGCCCAAAGGACTTCGGCTTCACTTCGGCCTTTTCGGCAACCGCAATGCCGGAAAAAGCTCTCTCGCCAACGCCCTCACCGGGCAGCGGATTTCGATCGTGTCGGACGTGCCCGGCACCACGACGGACCCCGTGGAAAAAGCCTGCGAGCTCGCGCCTATCGGTCCCGTCGTCTTCATCGACACGGCCGGGGTCGACGACGTGGGCGATCTCGGTCAGGCCCGCGTGCGCCGCTCGCTCGCCGTCCTCGACTGGGTGGACGTCGCGATCGTCGTGACGTCCGAGCGCACGCTCTCCTCCTCCGAAAAGACGCTCCTTGCCAAAGCGCGCGAGCTCGGCACGCCCGCCGTTCTCGTTCTCAACAAGACCGACCTGCGTCCCGTGACGGACGACGAACGTCGTGCCGCCGAAGCGTTCGGCGTCGCCGTCGTGGAAACGAACGCCCGCACGGGCGAAGGCATCGACGCGCTGCGCGCCGCGCTCGTGCGGCTCGTCTCCGAGCGCACCGCGCCCGACCGTCCCCTCGTGGGCGAACTCGCGCAAGCGGGCGACACCGTCATGCTCGTGACGCCGATCGATACCGGCGCCCCCAAGGGGCGCCTCATCCTTCCGCAGGTGCAGGCCGTGCGCGAACTGCTCGACGCGGGCGCCAAGTGCCTCGTCGTACAGGAAAACCGCGTCGCCGAAATGCTCGACGAACTGAAGCGTCCGCCCAAATTCATCATGACGGACTCGCAGGTCGTCGAATCGGTCGCGCGTCAGAGCCCCGACTCGATCCCGCTCACGACCTTCTCCATTCAGATGGCCTACTCGAAGAGCGACCTCGAAGAGCTCGCCGAAGGCGCCGCGGCGCTCGCGCGCCTCAAGGACGGCGACCGCGTGCTGATTTGCGAGACGTGCAGCCACCATCCGCAAAAGGACGACATCGGTCGCGTGAAGATTCCGCGCTGGCTCCGCGAGAAGACGGGCAAGGACCTTGTCATCGAGGTCGCCGTCGGCAAGGACTTCCCCGAAGACCTGACCCCCTATGCCGTGCTCATTCAGTGCGGCGGCTGCGTCGTCACGCGCCGCCACATGCTCGCCCGTCTTCGCACGTCGAAAGAACAGGGCGTTCCCATGACGAATTACGGCCTCACCATCTGCTACCTGCAGGGCGTGCTCGAACGCGTGCTCTCCTGCCACCCCGAAGCGCTCGCCCGCTATCGCGCCGCTCTTACGGAGAAAACCGAATGACCGCAACGTCCACGAAGCCCCTGTCCGAACTGCTCGCACAGACCGAATTCTCGGACGACGACATCGTTCGTCTCCTCGGCCTGACGGACCCCGAGGAATGCGAAGCGCTGCGTCAACGCGCCTTCGACGTTACGACCGAAAAGACGGGCAACAACGTCTACCTGCGCGGCCTCATCGAGGTGAGCAACATCTGCACGGCCAACTGCCGCTACTGCGGCATTCGCAAGGACAACCACACGGTCGAACGCTACACGCTCACGGAAGAGAGCATCGTCGCGTGCGCCCTGCATGCGCTTCACGAGGGCTACGGCTCGATCGCCATTCAGGCGGGCGAACGCCGCGACCCGAAGTGGATCGCCTGGATCTCCCGACTCCTTGAGCGCATTCACAAGGAAACGGTCTGCGAGGAACTTCCCACTGGGCTCGGCGTCACGCTGAGTCTCGGGGAGCAGACGTACGAGGTCTACAAGGAGTGGGCCGAAGCGAGCGGCAATCCGACGGGATTGCGCTACCTCCTTCGCATCGAGTCGAGCAACCCCCGACTCTTTGC
It encodes:
- the hydF gene encoding [FeFe] hydrogenase H-cluster maturation GTPase HydF, which gives rise to MLSTPKGLRLHFGLFGNRNAGKSSLANALTGQRISIVSDVPGTTTDPVEKACELAPIGPVVFIDTAGVDDVGDLGQARVRRSLAVLDWVDVAIVVTSERTLSSSEKTLLAKARELGTPAVLVLNKTDLRPVTDDERRAAEAFGVAVVETNARTGEGIDALRAALVRLVSERTAPDRPLVGELAQAGDTVMLVTPIDTGAPKGRLILPQVQAVRELLDAGAKCLVVQENRVAEMLDELKRPPKFIMTDSQVVESVARQSPDSIPLTTFSIQMAYSKSDLEELAEGAAALARLKDGDRVLICETCSHHPQKDDIGRVKIPRWLREKTGKDLVIEVAVGKDFPEDLTPYAVLIQCGGCVVTRRHMLARLRTSKEQGVPMTNYGLTICYLQGVLERVLSCHPEALARYRAALTEKTE
- a CDS encoding iron hydrogenase small subunit; its protein translation is MLSEKYDYAERPAALILGRRGFLKVCGLCVGAVAVCGYAIGDLIARRGVIIKARQAGLYQDDKLCQAMGLTSSHQNEVVMSVYKDLGTKPVDHTMHELLHTHYYQRSTLAMTEANHG
- a CDS encoding cytochrome b/b6 domain-containing protein; amino-acid sequence: MANANERILRFHAPDKVFHTLNAITWFALLFTGAYVYFCNPSDEAAELTMLWHLILGTVFTFNLLGFIVLAPDRFALILRACLEWDRNTIYWFRNFGNYPRRFFKIPFGPETVPPQGRYNGGQKASYLLFMGMIAALAVTGWLLWLGAPLLGKMVYMWMFYFHVWGSIIVSVLVVCAHIPLALLSMEHFKGIWRLGPGTISVEAAEHHAPVWFERDVIRTNIEK
- a CDS encoding [Fe-Fe] hydrogenase large subunit C-terminal domain-containing protein encodes the protein MTDTIKVHTFLPGDNARGENGPAFDGNLRKGELRGIIHINKDNCVGCDTCRKFCPVDAIKGGLGAKHEIVEDACLYCGQCLIACPFNAIEQMSFVDEVEHVLADKDRVVVAHPSPAVRVSLCEEFGGEPGALTTEQMVNALEKLGFVVYDCNSSADQTIIEEGTEFVKKIQYWILGERGPEVDEQGKHPFPHFTSCCPAWVKNAETYHADMLPHLSTAKSPLQMGGTLAKTWAAKYVLKCDPRKIYFVSVTPCTAKIFEASRPEMNTAWRYLIANKDIPKDTPSFQDIDASLTARDIAELMRRKGINPLLEPKTRERRPLEVYSGAGTIFGCSGGVMEAALRTAYFALSGEDLKDGNITVVRGNDNAIVEATIPVPIKALGGKTFEVRVCVVNGANQGLKEVLNRVRVDKNRYHFIEVMNCPGGCVNGGGQPVQPSGTAWLHPTTPLPLRI